One Streptomyces sp. NBC_00554 DNA segment encodes these proteins:
- a CDS encoding PRC-barrel domain-containing protein: MIHAADVREWRGLDVVDTQSHKIGVLEAVYVDTTTDEPAVATVRIGLPTRHRLVFVPLQDAIVGPGHLKVGYVKTLVKQAPSIGTDDVLPADQEEAIFKHYGLPYKPGAAGERQLARR; encoded by the coding sequence ATGATTCACGCAGCTGATGTCCGGGAGTGGCGCGGCCTCGATGTCGTCGACACCCAGTCGCACAAGATCGGTGTCCTCGAGGCGGTCTATGTGGACACCACCACCGACGAGCCTGCGGTGGCCACCGTACGAATCGGACTGCCCACCCGGCACCGCCTAGTCTTCGTCCCCCTTCAGGACGCGATCGTCGGGCCGGGTCATCTCAAGGTCGGCTATGTCAAAACGCTGGTGAAGCAGGCCCCTTCCATCGGCACGGACGATGTGTTGCCCGCCGACCAGGAGGAAGCGATCTTCAAGCACTACGGCCTGCCCTACAAGCCCGGTGCAGCCGGCGAACGGCAACTGGCGCGCCGCTGA
- a CDS encoding CsbD family protein: MSVGQTIKHKTQELKGRITERIGRTTRNKRLQRQGMTDRVSGNLKQAGDKAKDAFRR; encoded by the coding sequence ATGAGCGTCGGACAGACGATCAAGCACAAGACCCAGGAACTCAAGGGCCGGATCACCGAACGCATCGGCCGGACCACCCGCAACAAGCGACTTCAGCGCCAAGGCATGACCGACCGGGTCTCCGGAAACCTGAAGCAGGCCGGCGACAAGGCCAAGGACGCCTTCAGGCGCTGA
- a CDS encoding GNAT family N-acetyltransferase, which yields MPLSLRRLNRWQAEGMREDLADLYAESCATAPGWQHRGRQDFLRRLTRNTWRPGFAMLTAQAPDLVGCAFGFPVPRDGSWWNGFRGTLPQDVGQLTASGQVFAISGIVVRPSERHHGLADRLQEQLLADHRALLGATLVDRTHRAACAGFRSRGWRDIGLVYRPPGPTVLRALVLPLGEPTAAQPGGLAHHARSR from the coding sequence ATGCCCCTGAGCCTGCGCCGGCTCAACCGCTGGCAGGCCGAGGGCATGCGGGAGGACCTGGCAGACCTGTACGCGGAGTCCTGCGCCACAGCGCCCGGTTGGCAGCACCGCGGCCGGCAGGACTTCCTGCGCCGCCTCACACGCAACACGTGGCGACCGGGATTCGCCATGCTGACCGCGCAGGCACCGGACTTGGTGGGGTGCGCGTTCGGATTCCCCGTGCCGCGCGACGGCTCCTGGTGGAACGGATTCCGCGGAACACTCCCGCAAGACGTCGGGCAACTCACTGCGTCCGGACAGGTGTTCGCCATCAGCGGGATCGTGGTCCGCCCCTCCGAGCGGCACCACGGCCTGGCCGACCGTCTGCAGGAGCAGCTGCTCGCCGACCACCGGGCCCTGCTCGGCGCGACCCTGGTGGACCGGACCCACCGCGCGGCCTGTGCCGGGTTCCGGTCGCGGGGATGGCGCGACATCGGCCTGGTCTACAGGCCACCAGGCCCAACCGTGTTGCGGGCGCTGGTCCTTCCCCTCGGAGAGCCGACGGCGGCACAGCCGGGCGGCCTCGCGCACCACGCACGATCGCGGTGA
- a CDS encoding ANTAR domain-containing protein, with the protein MHRTAMLPENWWDLTVEAPASAGGPAGQDVAALRAEIDQLRRALAGRTAIDQAFGMVMVLAPCGSGAARGLLADVSRQCDVTLREVAAALIAAWEGEPLPWPTQQALRRALRRFYAEDRGCDSRLPDEPSGRGRP; encoded by the coding sequence ATGCATCGCACAGCCATGCTTCCGGAGAATTGGTGGGATCTGACGGTGGAGGCCCCGGCATCGGCAGGGGGCCCTGCGGGTCAGGATGTCGCGGCGCTGCGCGCCGAGATCGATCAGCTGCGGCGGGCACTGGCAGGCCGTACGGCCATCGATCAGGCCTTCGGCATGGTGATGGTGCTGGCTCCCTGCGGCTCTGGGGCGGCCAGGGGCCTGTTGGCGGACGTCTCGCGGCAGTGCGACGTCACACTGCGCGAGGTGGCTGCGGCCCTGATCGCAGCCTGGGAGGGTGAGCCGCTCCCGTGGCCGACGCAGCAGGCGTTGCGGCGTGCGTTGCGGCGGTTCTACGCGGAAGACCGGGGGTGTGACTCACGCCTGCCGGATGAGCCGTCCGGAAGGGGAAGGCCATGA
- a CDS encoding GAF and ANTAR domain-containing protein — MNQQLLAKTFVELADNLVADFDLIDFLRLLTDRCVGMLGASAAGVLLADRNGELRVMAASDEQVRLLELFQLQNDEGPCLECFRTGTPVVVPDLTREVDRWPRFVTAAHRSGFGAVQALPMRLRDEVVGALNLFHAAPGPFDPAGTLIAQALADVATISLLQQRSSHRSTVLNEQLQTALNSRVLIEQAKGKLAERQNIDMEQAFTALRGYARAHNRRLSDVARAFIDDSEAFPGLVR, encoded by the coding sequence ATGAATCAGCAGCTCCTGGCCAAGACATTCGTCGAGCTGGCCGACAACCTGGTCGCCGACTTCGACCTCATCGACTTCCTGCGCCTGCTCACCGACCGCTGCGTGGGCATGCTCGGCGCGAGCGCCGCCGGTGTGCTGCTCGCCGACCGCAACGGCGAACTCCGCGTCATGGCCGCCTCCGACGAACAGGTACGCCTCCTTGAGCTCTTCCAGCTCCAGAACGACGAGGGCCCCTGCCTCGAATGCTTCCGCACCGGCACGCCGGTGGTCGTCCCCGACCTGACCCGGGAGGTCGACCGCTGGCCGCGCTTCGTCACGGCGGCCCACCGCAGCGGGTTCGGGGCGGTCCAGGCCCTGCCCATGCGGCTGCGGGACGAGGTCGTCGGCGCCCTGAACCTCTTCCACGCCGCCCCGGGCCCCTTCGACCCGGCGGGCACGCTCATCGCCCAGGCCCTGGCGGACGTCGCCACCATCAGCCTGTTACAGCAACGCTCAAGCCATCGCAGCACGGTCCTCAACGAACAGCTGCAGACCGCGCTGAACAGCCGCGTGCTGATCGAACAGGCCAAGGGAAAGCTGGCCGAACGCCAGAACATCGACATGGAGCAGGCCTTCACCGCACTGCGCGGCTACGCCCGCGCCCACAACCGACGCCTGTCCGACGTGGCCCGCGCCTTCATCGACGACTCCGAAGCCTTCCCCGGCCTGGTGCGCTGA
- a CDS encoding ANTAR domain-containing protein → MRPDSRSTRIQSLVAEQAALRGARVGVVDVCTAAVAALPVGGAGLSAMSRTAASHPLCSTDDISEQLEELQLTLGEGPCVDAFTHGSAVLTPDLLTGELQDRWTVFADAALEAGARAVFALPLQIGAISPGVLDLYANVPTVLGAEELADAMAFADLATLLLLDARIDETGTAADGALADRGFEDLGGHRAEIDQATGMLTAQLDVGIDEAFVRLRAYAYMQGRRLVDVATDVVARRLHFSPDAKPQQTDEEP, encoded by the coding sequence GTGAGGCCCGACAGTCGTTCGACCCGTATCCAGTCGCTGGTCGCCGAGCAGGCGGCCCTGCGTGGTGCCCGGGTCGGCGTGGTGGACGTGTGCACCGCGGCCGTGGCAGCGCTGCCGGTCGGCGGGGCCGGGCTGTCGGCGATGTCCAGGACCGCGGCGAGCCATCCGTTGTGCAGCACCGACGACATCAGCGAGCAACTGGAGGAGCTGCAGCTCACGCTGGGCGAAGGGCCCTGCGTGGACGCCTTCACCCACGGCTCGGCCGTCCTGACGCCCGATCTGCTCACCGGTGAACTACAGGATCGCTGGACCGTGTTCGCCGACGCGGCCCTGGAAGCGGGCGCACGCGCCGTCTTCGCCCTCCCCCTGCAGATCGGGGCGATCAGCCCGGGAGTTCTCGACCTGTACGCCAATGTGCCGACCGTGCTGGGCGCGGAGGAACTGGCCGACGCGATGGCCTTCGCCGATCTCGCGACGCTGCTCCTGCTCGACGCGCGGATCGACGAGACGGGTACAGCGGCCGACGGAGCACTGGCGGACCGCGGCTTTGAGGACCTGGGCGGACACCGGGCGGAGATCGACCAGGCCACCGGCATGCTCACCGCCCAGCTGGACGTCGGCATCGACGAGGCCTTCGTCCGGCTCCGCGCCTACGCCTACATGCAGGGCCGCCGGCTTGTCGACGTGGCCACCGACGTGGTGGCCCGTCGGCTCCACTTCTCCCCGGACGCGAAACCCCAACAGACCGACGAGGAACCCTGA
- a CDS encoding fatty acid desaturase, which yields MTATALAPDEATLAEEFGTELDRIRSEVIATRGADDAHYIRTVIATQRGLEAGGRLALAVSLFPPAWAAGTAMLSLAKILENMELGHNILHGQWDWMGDPAIHSTTWEWDFLSPAEAWKHTHNHLHHTYTNVVDLDRDLGYTVFRMSAEQAWRPRHLAQPLYNLLLAPLFEWGIALYDLEPDAVAAGRKPWRSFLDDVSGLLAKATRQLTKDYVIFPLLAGPSALPCLLGNLTANTVRNLWTHTIIFCGHFPGGVRTFTEEHIDGETRGEWYLRQIQGSANIEGGPLFHVLSGNLGHQIEHHAFPDLPSNRYAEIAPKVRELCGRYGIPYVTGPLWRQYGSTCGRILRFAVPARS from the coding sequence GTGACTGCCACCGCTCTCGCGCCCGACGAAGCCACCCTCGCCGAGGAGTTCGGCACGGAACTCGACCGAATCCGCTCCGAAGTCATCGCCACCCGCGGCGCCGACGACGCCCACTACATCCGTACCGTGATCGCCACCCAGCGCGGTCTGGAAGCGGGCGGCCGTCTCGCGCTCGCCGTCTCGCTGTTCCCGCCCGCCTGGGCGGCGGGCACCGCCATGCTCTCCCTCGCCAAGATCCTGGAGAACATGGAGCTGGGCCACAACATCCTGCACGGCCAGTGGGACTGGATGGGCGACCCGGCCATCCACTCCACGACCTGGGAGTGGGACTTCCTCTCGCCCGCCGAGGCCTGGAAGCACACTCACAATCATCTGCATCACACGTACACCAACGTCGTGGACCTCGACCGCGACCTCGGGTACACCGTCTTCCGGATGAGTGCCGAGCAGGCCTGGCGTCCACGCCATCTCGCCCAGCCGCTCTACAACCTCCTGCTCGCGCCGCTCTTCGAGTGGGGCATCGCGCTGTACGACCTTGAACCCGATGCCGTTGCCGCAGGCCGCAAACCGTGGCGCTCCTTCCTGGACGACGTGAGCGGGCTTCTTGCCAAGGCCACCCGTCAACTCACCAAGGACTACGTGATCTTTCCGCTGCTCGCGGGGCCCTCCGCGCTGCCCTGCCTGCTCGGGAACCTCACCGCCAACACGGTGCGCAACCTGTGGACCCACACCATCATCTTCTGCGGCCATTTCCCCGGAGGCGTCCGGACCTTCACCGAGGAGCACATCGACGGCGAGACCCGCGGCGAGTGGTATCTCCGCCAGATCCAGGGCTCCGCCAATATCGAGGGCGGCCCCCTCTTCCACGTCCTCAGCGGCAACCTCGGCCACCAGATCGAGCACCACGCCTTCCCGGACCTGCCCAGCAACCGCTACGCCGAGATCGCCCCGAAGGTGCGTGAACTCTGCGGGAGGTACGGCATCCCGTACGTCACCGGCCCGTTGTGGCGGCAGTACGGCTCCACCTGCGGCCGCATCCTGCGCTTCGCCGTGCCGGCCAGGAGCTAG
- a CDS encoding ribonuclease BN encodes MPKKPSGAADRSSVSGRLGRAIRDSPAERGWRRSREIELGPRSLGFAALGFLTLVPLLIVVSAADPAQGRGFAEWLGDGLGVSGAAKDEIARLFSRPGQVLQTTTAFGLAALAVFGLTFGAAVQTGYEKVWELPPARWYARWRQVLWLGVLVGSLYLTATTTLWRHSPAGALGATLSAVLFFWWSQRMLLGRRIAWSALLPGAVATVLGLLGLRVFSRLVFSPLIASSAVTYGPFGTVLVIQSWLVGVGVVVFGGALVGRLLYEELPRVAQVLKERTRRRRI; translated from the coding sequence ATGCCGAAGAAGCCTTCCGGTGCCGCGGACCGATCGTCTGTATCGGGACGGCTGGGCCGAGCGATCCGTGATTCGCCCGCCGAGCGCGGATGGCGGCGGAGCAGAGAGATCGAACTGGGGCCGAGGTCGCTGGGCTTCGCGGCGCTCGGATTCCTCACGCTGGTCCCCCTGCTGATCGTTGTCTCCGCGGCTGATCCGGCGCAGGGGCGGGGATTCGCGGAGTGGCTGGGGGATGGACTCGGTGTGTCGGGGGCCGCCAAGGACGAGATCGCGCGGTTGTTCTCCCGGCCCGGCCAGGTGCTGCAGACCACGACCGCCTTCGGCCTCGCCGCCCTCGCCGTCTTCGGTCTGACCTTCGGTGCCGCGGTGCAGACCGGCTACGAGAAGGTCTGGGAGCTGCCCCCGGCCCGCTGGTACGCAAGATGGCGACAGGTGCTGTGGCTCGGCGTGCTCGTCGGGTCCCTCTACCTGACCGCCACCACCACGCTGTGGCGCCATTCCCCGGCAGGCGCGCTGGGCGCGACGCTGAGCGCCGTCCTGTTCTTCTGGTGGTCGCAGCGGATGCTGCTCGGCAGGCGGATCGCCTGGAGCGCTCTGCTGCCCGGCGCAGTGGCAACGGTGCTCGGGCTGCTCGGGCTTCGGGTCTTCTCCCGTCTCGTCTTCTCACCGCTGATCGCATCCAGCGCGGTCACCTACGGCCCCTTCGGAACCGTCCTGGTCATCCAGTCCTGGCTGGTCGGAGTGGGCGTCGTCGTCTTCGGCGGAGCGCTGGTGGGCCGCCTGCTGTACGAGGAACTCCCCCGCGTGGCACAGGTTCTGAAAGAGCGGACCCGGCGACGACGGATCTGA
- a CDS encoding STAS domain-containing protein encodes MSTPPFLSVHRHYADNRALITLTGEIDLNSLPLVHASLERCLHDGILAIDVDVTSVTFCDSSGLNAFLHALMHTTAAGGSLQLHHPSPALERLVALTGSGSLFVTLPDALAGSRPPPWPSPMHQAAPWLPPAMPAFPGGAW; translated from the coding sequence ATGAGTACCCCACCCTTCCTGAGCGTCCACCGGCACTACGCGGACAACCGGGCGTTGATCACCCTGACCGGTGAGATCGACCTGAATTCGCTGCCCCTGGTGCACGCATCACTGGAGCGATGCCTGCACGATGGCATCCTCGCCATCGACGTCGATGTCACCTCCGTGACCTTCTGCGACAGCAGCGGCCTCAACGCCTTCCTCCACGCCTTGATGCACACCACCGCGGCCGGAGGGTCCCTGCAACTGCACCACCCCAGCCCGGCGTTGGAACGACTCGTCGCCCTCACCGGCTCCGGCTCCCTCTTCGTCACCCTCCCGGATGCCCTCGCCGGGAGCCGACCGCCCCCGTGGCCCTCGCCCATGCACCAGGCCGCGCCCTGGCTCCCACCGGCCATGCCTGCTTTCCCGGGCGGTGCTTGGTGA
- a CDS encoding ANTAR domain-containing protein — MNQVTAISEEQLLLTAATCAGDAALAVEVLELRAMNEQLGRALASRAVIDQARGMVMALAPCTSDKAWDLLVDVSQHCNVKLRDVAAALVATTKDQELPEPIRREWSRALRRLHTLERR, encoded by the coding sequence ATGAACCAGGTGACCGCGATCTCCGAAGAACAGCTGTTGCTGACGGCTGCGACTTGCGCGGGGGACGCGGCGTTGGCTGTCGAGGTTCTCGAACTACGTGCCATGAATGAGCAGTTGGGCCGGGCGCTGGCCAGCCGTGCGGTGATCGACCAGGCGCGCGGCATGGTGATGGCTTTGGCACCGTGCACCAGCGACAAGGCCTGGGACCTGCTGGTGGACGTTTCGCAGCACTGCAATGTGAAACTCAGGGACGTGGCTGCGGCCCTGGTCGCCACCACGAAGGACCAGGAACTCCCCGAGCCGATACGGCGCGAGTGGAGTCGCGCGCTGCGGCGCCTTCACACGCTGGAGCGGCGGTGA
- a CDS encoding transposase, translating to MSGVLRAEPVWIEVFTGLRADRFARLLRAVRERGGEHPRMGRPWRLPLAERVLLVAVYYRTNLTMRQLAVLFGVCPATVCRTIQQVGPLLALEPAPRSDGAVERLWIVDGTLIPVRDRTVAASSRNYRFSANVQVVIDADTRLVVATATPVAGNIADAHAFRDTGLAEVCAGTTVLADGAYWGTGLVIPHRRRGKRPLLPIQEADNTEHRKVRARVEHTFARMKNYKILRDCRQRGDGLHHAVQAVARMHNLALAT from the coding sequence ATGAGTGGGGTGTTGAGGGCCGAGCCGGTGTGGATCGAGGTGTTCACCGGGCTCCGGGCGGATCGGTTCGCCCGGCTGCTGCGGGCGGTGCGGGAGCGAGGTGGCGAGCATCCGCGGATGGGGCGGCCGTGGCGGCTGCCGCTGGCCGAGCGGGTGCTGCTGGTGGCGGTGTATTACCGGACCAACCTGACCATGCGGCAGCTGGCGGTGTTGTTCGGCGTCTGTCCGGCGACCGTGTGCCGGACCATCCAGCAGGTGGGCCCGCTCCTCGCGCTGGAGCCGGCGCCGCGCTCCGATGGTGCGGTGGAACGGCTGTGGATCGTGGACGGCACGCTCATCCCGGTGCGGGACCGAACTGTTGCCGCCTCCAGCCGCAACTACCGCTTCTCCGCGAACGTGCAGGTTGTCATCGATGCCGACACCCGCCTCGTAGTCGCCACCGCAACCCCGGTGGCGGGCAACATCGCCGACGCCCATGCCTTTCGGGACACCGGCCTGGCCGAGGTCTGCGCCGGAACCACGGTGCTCGCCGACGGCGCCTACTGGGGCACCGGTCTCGTCATCCCGCATCGCCGCCGCGGCAAACGGCCGCTACTGCCCATCCAGGAAGCCGACAACACCGAGCACCGCAAGGTCCGCGCCCGCGTCGAGCACACCTTCGCCCGAATGAAGAACTACAAGATCCTCCGCGACTGCCGACAGCGCGGCGACGGCCTCCACCACGCCGTCCAGGCCGTCGCCCGCATGCACAACCTCGCCCTCGCTACATGA